A genomic window from Thunnus maccoyii chromosome 2, fThuMac1.1, whole genome shotgun sequence includes:
- the ift27 gene encoding intraflagellar transport protein 27 homolog has protein sequence MVKLRARCLLVGDAAVGKSALCHMFHSDGTLFQKNYSMTTGVELLMKCVNIPETNDSVELYIIDSAGKETLVEACEKMWGTPSLLCLVFDLTSEQSFASCSHWMERVRSHCQGLHVPGVLVGNKSDLSARREVQGSAAQEWAESQGLEYHETSAKEMENCDAPLLSLARAFHSLYQEQRETIQNLSLG, from the exons ATGGTGAAGTTGAGGGCGAGATGTCTGCTTGTCG GAGATGCTGCAGTGGGGAAAAGTGCCCTCTGTCATATGTTCCACAGTGATGGTACTCTCTTCCAGAAGAACTACAGCATG ACAACAGGAGTGGAGCTGCTGATGAAATGTGTCAACATCCCCGAGACCAATGACAGTGTG GAGCTCTACATCATAGACTCTGCAGGGAAGGAGACATTAGTGGAAGCCTGTGAGAAAATG TGGGGCACGCCGTCACTGCTGTGCCTGGTTTTTGACCTGACCAGCGAGCAGTCTTTTGCGAGCTGCAGCCATTGGATGGAGAGAGTCCGTTCCCACTGCCAGGGCCTGCATGTTCCAG GTGTCCTTGTGGGTAACAAGTCAGACCTGTCCGCTCGGAGGGAGGTGCAGGGATCCGCGGCCCAGGAATGGGCCGAGAGCCAGGGGTTGGAGTACCATGAAACATCTGCT AAGGAGATGGAGAACTGTGATGCACCGCTCCTCTCTTTAGCCCGGGCCTTTCACTCTCTCTACCAAGAACAGCGTGAGACCATCCAAAACCTGAGTCTAGGCTAG